The Planctellipticum variicoloris DNA window TCGGGCAAAATGATCTGGCCGCGATGAGAAACAGCACATATCCCCGGTTGAAATGTCAAGGGCCTGATGTGTTTACCGGCGTTGAGTCGCAATTCGCGACGCCCGCCGGTGGCTTTCCCAATGAGTAACACTGATGGGCGCGAGTGCTCGCTGCAGCTTCTTTTGCGAACGGGCGGCGAAGGAAGAACGCACTCCTGTGGGCGATGGTGCATATGTTGTCACGATATTGCCAATCGGTGCGGGGGCGGTTCGCGCGGTCATCGCGCACAATGTTCGTTAACAGCGCTTCGCTGCCAGAGTAATGAATGCTGCCGCCGTGTTGGCACAGTGTGTGCAACTCCGACCTCCTGGAGAAAACTGCTGCGGCCCGCAGAAAATACGAGGCCGCCATGTCAAGGAGAAACAGATGATTACTCGCGACGAATTGCAGGGGAGCTGGACCCAGCTCAAGGGACAGATCCGGGAGCGGTGGGGAGAGATCACCGACGACGAACTTCAGCAGGTCCACGGAAACGCCGAGGAACTGCTGGGATTCCTGCAGAAGAAGACTGGCGAGTCGCGCCAGGCGCTGGAGTCGTTTGTTCGCGACTCGCTCGATCAGGGGAGCCACTACGTTCAACAGGCGGCTGAGACTGCCCGTGAATATGCCCGCGGCGCCGCTCGGTCCGTCCGGGAGGGCTACGAATCTCTCGAACAGAGCGTGGAAGAAGGGTATGGCGAAGCCAGGCAGGTCGTTCGCGCCCGGCCCGTGGAATCGATCGCTGCGGCGTTCGGGGCCGGCCTGGTGGCAGGTGTGATTGTCAGCCTGATGTTCCGCTCGTCTCGCGCCTGATAAGCGTTGCGATACGGTTCGCACCAACAAACAGGAATGAAACGATGAATCCTGTACGGCAAATGAGCAGGTCGTTGAACGGTCGCATCGGCGAAGGCGTCGAGACTTTGCGACATCGTGCGGCTGAAATTCCGCGCCAGATGACCGAGTGCGTTGAGGAGCACCCCACGACGTCGGTGCTCGCCGCGTTCGGGGTCGGATTGATCGCCGGCGTCGGAATCGTCGCGTTGTATTGTCAAACCCAGCGACAACCCGAGACCTATGAATCTCTGGTGCAGCGAGTGACCGACACATTGCGCAATTCGCTGCCGCAACCGATGAGCGTCTTCCGCTCCTGAACGGAATTGAGTGGAAAACATGCCGAACCCCACGACTGCTCCGGCCGACGGCGAACGACTGCAATTGCGAATGCAGCGAATCCGGAATCGGATGCACGCCAGAGTCGACGGATTGCGGCTTGATGCCGAAAGCCTGTTCGACTGGCGATATTACGTCTGTCGATTTCCGCTCAGCAGCCTGCTGTCGGCAGCGGTCGTGGGGTTCTGGCTGACTCCGGGTCGGCTCGTCGCACGGACCGTCAAACTCGATGACGGGACGATCGACAATCTGATTGATCGGGGGGCATTTCGTATGGAGCCGAGTCCGGCGGGGTCGGGGGCCGCGTGGTGGGGGCCGCTCAGGTCGATCGTCGGCACTATTCTGACCCGGGCGGCGCTGGCTCACGTGGAACGCGTGCTGAGCCGCCAGCATCATCCGGTCGTTGCGCCGCAGGAGGAGTCCGTGCGATGATTCAACTTCGGGAGCACCCATCGAAGAATCAGGCATCAGAGCCGCGCGGCGGATCGGCTTCGCATCGCGATCTCTGGACTCGATGTGAACAGGAGCTGGAGCAATGGGTCCGAACTCGACCGGGAATCGCGCTGGGACTGGCAGCGACCGCGGGGGCCGTACTCGCCTGGATGATCAAACGCCGGGTCTGAACGGGACTCATCGTTCGCAGACTGCGGGGCGGCCGCCGTTCGTCGCTCTGCTCGTCGACGGACTCAGACTTGTCGATCTTCAGATACAGCTCCTGTCGCTCGACGTTCGAGAGTTCTGGCAACCTGCGTGGCGAGCAGTGTTACTGCTGGTCGCGGGTTCCACGGCGCTGATCGCCGCCTTGCCAGTCGCACTATTCGGAGTCGCGGAGACTTTGCGCTCCAGTTGGTCATTCTCTATCGAGTTTTCGCTGCTGGCGGTTTCGAGTGTTGCGCTCGTCGCCTCGGGAGTGCTCATCCTGTGGAGCGCCCGTCGACTGGCCGCCGCGGCAGCGCCGCTGAAGCGTTCCGCCGATGAATTGCGAGAAAATCTGAGCTGGATGCGCTCCGTCCTGGAAGAAGACCAGGAGGAGTGGAGATTGCGAACACGTTAGTCGGCGCATGGCGCGGCGCGTCAGGCCGATCATGAATTCCTGTCAGGAGTCAGATCATGGCGACCCACACAGCAGAAGCGAATCGAAGTCCTGCACGCGAGCAAGGCCGTCGCAATTCTCTGGACACGTCGGGCGACCGTCGACCGTTCGAGGATCTGGTCAACTATGCCAGAGAATATGCGCGGGAGCAGCCTGAGATGGCGGCGCTGTGGTGCCTGGGAATCGGGTTTGTACTCGGCTGGAAACTGAAGCCCTGGTAAACCGCGGTTGATCGACAATCGGTCTGTCAGCCCGCCTGGGATGCCGATTCGGCGTTTTCGGGCTCGGGTTTGATCGTGACGTTTGTTCCCAGAGTGATCTTGAAGGAAAGGATCCGGTCGCGGACTTTGCCGCGCGTGATGCCCAGGATCGCGGCCGCCTTCGACTGATTGCCGTTGGCGGCTTTGAGAACGCATGTAAAGAGCTTCCGTTCGACGAACTCCAGCACTTCCGCATACAGGTCGTCGGTCCCGCTCGCCAACCGTTCCTCGATAAAACGACCGACATCGCATTCCGCCAGTTCCGGAGTCTTGAAGTTCGAGTGAGCCGCGGTGATCGTCGGTCCGTTGGGCGGCTGACACGCCGGCTCGGCCGGGTTGCTGGCGATGGGGTGTTCCGGCAGTTCGCCGCGGATTGGGGCAGGCAAGAACTCGGGCACGATCACCGGGCTGGAGGCTTTGAGCACGGCCTGCTGCAGAACGCTCTGAAGCTCGCGAATATTTCCCGGCCAACTGTAGTTCTGCAGCAGTTCGAGGGCCTCCGGGGAGATGCCTTCGATGTCTGCTTTGTCCAGCTCGTTTCGAAATCGCGCCAGGAAGTACTCCAGCAGGATCGGGATATCGCTGGCGCGCTCGCGCAGCGGCGGCAAATGGATCGTGACGACGTTCAGGCGATAGAACAGATCGCTGCGGAACCGCTCATCGGCAACCATCTCTTCCAACGGACGATTCGTCGCCGCGATGATCCGGACGTCGGTGCTGATCGTTTCGTTCCCGCCGACGCGCTCGAATCGCTGCTCCTGCAGCAGCCGCAGGATCTTGCCCTGGACCAGCGGAGACATGTCTCCGACTTCATCGAGCAGCAGCGTCCCGCCGTCGCACTGTTCGAATCGGCCCGCCCGGCGACGGTTGGCGCTCGTAAACGCCCCCCGTTCGTGCCCGAACAGCTCCGACTCCAGCAGGGCGTCGGGCAATGCCGCGCAATTGACGGCTGCAAACGGACGTTCTGACCGGTCGCTGAACTGCCACAATGCTCGGGCGACAAGCTCCTTGCCGGTGCCGCTTTCGCCGCGAATCAGGACTGTCACTGACTGCTTCGCGACTCGGCCGATTTCCTTGAAGACTTCCAGCATCTGCGGACTGCGGCCGACGAACAGCTCGCTCGTGTCGCCGGGCTGCTGGAGGTCGTGAATTCCGACGGCGGTGGGAGCATCGCCCAGCCGCCGGGAGTCGAGAGCTCTCGTCACCACGTCGACCAGCCGTTCGGCGTTCAAGGGTTTGACGAGATAGTCGGAGGCCCCGAGTTGCATCGCTTCGATGACCGACTGGCCGTCGGCGTCTGCAGTGATCACGATGACGGGGAGTCGGCGATCGATCTCGCGAATTCGTTGAAAGACCTTTGGCCCCGATGCCTGCAGCAGCAGAATGTCGAGCAGTACGACATCGGGACGCAAGAGTTCACATTGTTGCAGCCCTTCAATCCCGGTCGAGGCCGACTCGACCGAGATGCCCAGCTTCTCCAGCAACCGGCTCACGATCAAAACACTGCTGCGATCGTCGTCGATGACCAGCACGGTTGAGCGCAATTGGTATCCACCTTTCGAGATCAGTCGACGCCGGATTTCGAACACCTGCAATCCACGGTTCGATGCACCGGTTGTCTTGCTGCGAGAAGCTCTGGCCGCCGCATCCTTGGAAACACGCTGATTTTCCCGGAAAGGCCGCCTGCCGCCCCGACGTCAGGCCAGGATTCCGGAAGAATCGACAACGAGGCTGTTGAAGGTGCGTCGCTCGCCGATGGCCAATCAAGTTCGAACACGGTCGAACGGACGGAAGCTGCCGAAGTGCATTCAATCTCAGGGATTCCGGTCGGTCAATCCTATTCGTCAACGGGTTGGCGTGGCATGGACAATTGCTCAAAGGCTCCGCGAATTCGCAGAATCGCAACACCGCGCAATTCTGCGGGAGGCCGTCTCCGGATTGCGACAATGACAGCTCGCGACATGATGTCCAGCGGAGGCGGCCCTGATCGAGAGTGCCACGCAATTGGCGGACTCGTGCTGCCTGTCGCAGTTCGATTCGCAGCGCCGCGTTTCGCCGCGATCATTCGTCAAATCGAATGTGATCGCAGTCAGGTCCTCAGGCATTGACACTGGCATCAATCTCACGCTGGCGCCGCGGGACGCAGGCGCACGCCGGAGCATTGAGCAGGGAGAGGAACTCGGGCGCTCGATCACGAACCAGTCTGGAAGATCCACGAGCATTCTTGACGAACGAGCGTGAAGTCTTCGATTTCCGAGGATGACTTGAGCAAGATTCCAGGAGCGGCGGCACCGATCTTGCGTCGGTGAGGGATGAGTTCGTCGACGATCAGTCGTCGTCGACGAGAGCGAATCCCGTTGTACAAGTGGAGGACAGTTCGATGACGCTGGAAACACAGCAGTCGCTTTCGACAGAGCTGGTCAGTGCGCTGCAGGATCTCATTCAGGCGAACATCGACAGCCGCGACGGATATCGGCAGGCGGCCCAGGGGCTCGAAGATCTGACATTGCAGAGCGCGTTCGAGCAGATCGCGGAAGATCGCGATCGTCAGGCAGACGATCTGGCGCGGTTCGTCTCGTGGTCGGGCGAAACGCCTCGGCGATCGGGGTCGGTTGCCGCGATCGTCTACAGAGCCTGGTCGAGCATCCGCGAGTTGCTCTCGACGGACGACCGCTATGCCATGCTCTGCGAAGCGGAGCGCGGTGAAGACGCGATCCGAAACGCGTATGAAGACGCGCTGAATCGCTCCGTCGGCAGTGCCGCCAATGAGATTCTGGTCCGGCACTATGCCGCGGTCTGCAATACGCACGATCGCATCCGCGACTTGCGCGACGCATGCCAGTCATGCGGCTGAGATCGTCTCGCGCCTGGCGGCCCGCGAAAAACTCGGCCGACAAGTTGTCGCCCGGTCCCGCGCGCCGAACCTGAGCCGGTTCCCGCTGATGCAGCAAGCCGGAACCGGACAACTTCCCGAACTGCCTGGAGAACTCGAATGTTTCGCACAGCACTTCTGACCGTTGCGGCGCTTTGCCTGATTTCCGGATGGCATGCCGTTGCTCAGAACGAGACGAAATCGCCGGCCGCAACAGTGGCGCCTGAAGTGAAAGTGAGCCAGCGGGCGAGTGAGATCATCGGCATGAAAGTCAAGAACGACGCCGGCAAGGATCTCGGGACTGTCGACGACATCGTGCTCGACGTCCGCCAGGGCGACGCGTTGTATTTTGCCGTGTCATACGGCGGTGTACTGGGCTTCGGCGACAAACTGTTCGCCATCCCGATGAAGTCGTTCGAGTGGAAGCAGAATGACGATCGAACCAACTACCTCGTCCTGAATCTTTCCGAGCAGATGCTCAAGGATGCTCCCGGGTTCGACAAGAATCACTGGCCGAACTTCGCCACCGACGCGCAATGGCGGCAGAAGGTCGATACGTACTATCGCGTCGAGAAAGTGACCGGACGACGCCAGCCTGCGACGAACTGATTCACCGGCATCGATGTTGAAACTGTATCAGCTTTCGGCCCGTCCGTTCCCCCGCATCG harbors:
- a CDS encoding phage holin family protein, encoding MGPNSTGNRAGTGSDRGGRTRLDDQTPGLNGTHRSQTAGRPPFVALLVDGLRLVDLQIQLLSLDVREFWQPAWRAVLLLVAGSTALIAALPVALFGVAETLRSSWSFSIEFSLLAVSSVALVASGVLILWSARRLAAAAAPLKRSADELRENLSWMRSVLEEDQEEWRLRTR
- a CDS encoding PA2169 family four-helix-bundle protein, whose product is MTLETQQSLSTELVSALQDLIQANIDSRDGYRQAAQGLEDLTLQSAFEQIAEDRDRQADDLARFVSWSGETPRRSGSVAAIVYRAWSSIRELLSTDDRYAMLCEAERGEDAIRNAYEDALNRSVGSAANEILVRHYAAVCNTHDRIRDLRDACQSCG
- a CDS encoding CsbD family protein gives rise to the protein MITRDELQGSWTQLKGQIRERWGEITDDELQQVHGNAEELLGFLQKKTGESRQALESFVRDSLDQGSHYVQQAAETAREYARGAARSVREGYESLEQSVEEGYGEARQVVRARPVESIAAAFGAGLVAGVIVSLMFRSSRA
- a CDS encoding PRC-barrel domain-containing protein — encoded protein: MFRTALLTVAALCLISGWHAVAQNETKSPAATVAPEVKVSQRASEIIGMKVKNDAGKDLGTVDDIVLDVRQGDALYFAVSYGGVLGFGDKLFAIPMKSFEWKQNDDRTNYLVLNLSEQMLKDAPGFDKNHWPNFATDAQWRQKVDTYYRVEKVTGRRQPATN
- a CDS encoding sigma-54-dependent transcriptional regulator; this encodes MRSTVLVIDDDRSSVLIVSRLLEKLGISVESASTGIEGLQQCELLRPDVVLLDILLLQASGPKVFQRIREIDRRLPVIVITADADGQSVIEAMQLGASDYLVKPLNAERLVDVVTRALDSRRLGDAPTAVGIHDLQQPGDTSELFVGRSPQMLEVFKEIGRVAKQSVTVLIRGESGTGKELVARALWQFSDRSERPFAAVNCAALPDALLESELFGHERGAFTSANRRRAGRFEQCDGGTLLLDEVGDMSPLVQGKILRLLQEQRFERVGGNETISTDVRIIAATNRPLEEMVADERFRSDLFYRLNVVTIHLPPLRERASDIPILLEYFLARFRNELDKADIEGISPEALELLQNYSWPGNIRELQSVLQQAVLKASSPVIVPEFLPAPIRGELPEHPIASNPAEPACQPPNGPTITAAHSNFKTPELAECDVGRFIEERLASGTDDLYAEVLEFVERKLFTCVLKAANGNQSKAAAILGITRGKVRDRILSFKITLGTNVTIKPEPENAESASQAG